Proteins from a genomic interval of Lolium perenne isolate Kyuss_39 chromosome 1, Kyuss_2.0, whole genome shotgun sequence:
- the LOC127336216 gene encoding uncharacterized protein, with protein MKFEAKWFKEDSFREVVETAWASAGSAVGNANVLAKLAHMHASLHAWDKEILQKPKRRLKNAQRKLERALTGPLSEENETIAKEQSALIELLLEQDEVHWMQRSRANWLQQGDRNTAFFHQFATARRKKNMIKKLKHNNIWVEGNADLKPIVKDYFSNLFSSEVQAVDPELLDKIHPKVTDIMNESLIAPFSADDVKKAAFSIGDLKAPGPDGLHAIFYKRFWSICGAEITSEILQALNTGEIPDGWNDTTVVLIPKVDNPELITQFRPISLCNVIYKIISKMLAFRLKRILPEADTNNATSLQRVLDTYCANSGQMVSLAKSSIFFSPNTNVLVRAEMCQALHIDTEAISDKYLGLPSLVGAERSDCFEHFIERIIQRINGWKEKQLSIGGKEILLKAVAQAIPVYAMSVFLIPMGVCKKMMDAISSFWWGDDENSNKLHWMAWWKLCYPKREGGLGFRDFHSFNLAMLAKQGPEDMAHLLFQCHMARELWTSLGVIDCIDEALLSDRSGSAILEYLIRDLNSSVPGFTNMGFKELRKQQQNHHAGFIGGRNLRLDRPK; from the exons ATGAAATTTGAGGCCAAATGGTTTAAAGAAGACTCGTTCCGCGAGGTTGTGGAGACAGCGTGGGCTTCTGCTGGGTCGGCCGTGGGCAATGCAAACGTGCTCGCCAAGCTGGCTCATATGCATGCCTCGCTGCATGCGTGGGACAAGGAAATACTACAGAAGCCGAAACGCCGTCTGAAGAATGCACAGAGGAAGCTTGAGCGGGCTCTAACTGGCCCATTATCAGAGGAAAATGAAACTATTGCCAAAGAGCAATCAGCGTTGATTGAATTACTTCTTGAACAGGATGAGGTCCATTGGATGCAACGGTCTAGGGCGAATTGGCTTCAGCAAGGCGATCGAAATACGGCCTTTTTTCACCAGTTTGCGACGGCCAGACGCAAAAAGAATATGATTAAGAAGCTGAAACATAATAATATTTGGGTCGAGGGTAATGCAGATTTGAAACCTATTGTCAAAGATTATTTCTCTAACCTATTTTCCTCGGAAGTGCAGGCTGTTGATCCCGAGCTCCTTGATAAGATCCACCCTAAGGTGACTGATATTATGAATGAAAGCCTGATTGCACCGTTTTCTGCTGATGATGTCAAAAAAGCTGCATTCAGTATCGGTGATCTTAAAGCGCCAGGCCCGGATGGTCTCCATGCCATTTTCTACAAAAGATTCTGGAGTATTTGTGGGGCAGAAATTACTTCTGAAATTTTGCAAGCTTTGAATACGGGGGAGATACCTGATGGCTGGAATGATACTACGGTTGTGCTCATACCCAAAGTTGATAATCCAGAGTTGATAACTCAGTTCCGACCGATCAGCCTTTGTAATGTGATATACAAAATCATCTCTAAAATGTTGGCCTTCAGATTGAAGCGGATCCTCCCTGAG GCAGATACGAATAATGCAACTTCCTTGCAACGAGTCCTGGATACTTACTGTGCAAATTCAGGTCAGATGGTGAGTCTAGCAAAATCGAGCATTTTCTTCTCCCCGAATACAAATGTTCTTGTTAGAGCTGAAATGTGTCAAGCACTTCACATTGACACGGAAGCAATTTCTGATAAATATCTGGGCCTCCCTTCTCTTGTGGGGGCGGAGAGAAGTGACTGTTTTGAGCATTTTATTGAGAGAATTATCCAACGGATTAATGGTTGGAAGGAGAAACAACTGTCTATTGGGGGCAAGGAAATTTTACTGAAGGCGGTGGCCCAGGCCATCCCAGTCTATGCAATGTCAGTTTTTCTTATTCCTATGGGTGTCTGTAAAAAGATGATGGACGCCATCTCGAGCTTCTGGTGGGGTGATGATGAAAATAGTAATAAATTGCACTGGATGGCTTGGTGGAAGCTATGTTACCCAAAGAGAGAGGGCGGTTTGGGATTCAGAGACTTCCACTCCTTTAATCTGGCCATGCTAGCTAAGCAG GGACCTGAGGACATGGCTCATCTCCTCTTCCAATGTCATATGGCGAGAGAGCTTTGGACTTCTTTGGGCGTCATTGATTGCATTGATGAAGCTTTGCTGTCCGACCGGTCTGGCTCGGCTATCCTCGAATATCTCATACGTGACCTGAACTCTTCTGTTCCGGGGTTTACTAATATGGGCTTTAAGGAACTT CGAAAGCAGCAGCAAAACCACCATGCGGGGTTCATCGGTGGGAGAAACCTGAGGCTAGACAGACCAAAGTAA